The following proteins are encoded in a genomic region of Tenacibaculum sp. 190524A05c:
- a CDS encoding LuxR family transcriptional regulator, which translates to MKTLYFYIVLVLIFAFELSAQELPLINQFVPEDYQAESQNWSISQAQNGFVYAANNKGLLEFNGAIWNLYPTPNETIMRSVKTVDDKIFTGFYMDFGCWKRDEYGVLNYTSIVKENNITLLSDEQFWNIIELDGWMLFQSLERIYIYNLTSKEVKIINSETSITKMFKVEDTIYFHELDKGISKIEKGTSKLFSNKEYFKDNRVVLAFRKEGKLIFLTQNDGFYDVDGKYTFNDKLSNYLENKTVYSASVLKDNSFIIGTISNGAIYCSADGEIKYKLNQKNGLTNNTVLTTFEDEKGDLWLGLDNGINKIDITSSVRIFNDKEGKFGTVYTSSFHNGYLYLGTNQGLFYKKYPSSNDFTFMPNTQGQVWSLDVIDATLFCGHNKGTFIVRDDKVNLISNIQGTWGVKKIDDNRLLQGNYDGLYLLQKKQDQWELSHKIDGFENSSKFFELYKDNLIFINHEYKGVYKLKIDKNYKKVISSKIDSSLSKGIHSSIIKYQNKIVYAYDDGVYTYADESDAFVKDSVLNKLIEKDNFLSGKLIYDYGSNTLFSFSRENISYLKPDKFSSTEIVTKKGITSNLRKGTIGYENIQRIAKDEYLLGTLNGYIITDLKTDKQPYNLSINSVKYHAVNGDPQHLKLINEDEVELPSKHNSLEFEYSVPYLSKDAPVKYQFILDGYTKNWSSWRYKNTSMFENLPFGNYEFKVRAKVGEQIIDNIPTYSFMIERAWYISNLAILAYATIVFLFSLFMDRLYRRNYRRQREEMLKKQKREFQLKTLENEKELMEIRNTQLKQDVESKNRELAISTMNMIKKNELLSSLKKEIAKNDSDTKNIKSVIKIIDNNLNNEDDWQMFEEAFNNADKDFINKIKSKHENLTPNDLRLCAYLRLNLTSKEIAPLFNISVRSVEIKRYRLRKKLDLPQKSNLIDYMLDI; encoded by the coding sequence TTGAAAACCTTATATTTCTACATAGTATTAGTACTCATATTTGCATTTGAATTAAGTGCACAGGAATTACCATTAATCAACCAGTTTGTACCAGAAGATTATCAAGCAGAATCACAGAATTGGTCTATAAGTCAAGCTCAAAATGGCTTTGTTTATGCTGCTAATAATAAAGGATTATTAGAGTTTAATGGAGCAATTTGGAATTTGTATCCAACTCCGAATGAAACTATTATGAGATCTGTTAAAACTGTAGATGATAAAATTTTTACTGGGTTTTACATGGATTTTGGCTGTTGGAAAAGAGATGAATATGGAGTATTAAACTACACTTCAATTGTTAAGGAAAATAATATTACGTTACTGTCAGATGAACAATTTTGGAATATAATTGAGTTAGACGGATGGATGCTTTTTCAATCTTTGGAACGCATTTATATTTATAATCTAACCTCGAAGGAAGTCAAAATTATAAACTCTGAAACATCTATTACAAAGATGTTTAAGGTAGAAGATACTATATATTTTCATGAATTAGATAAAGGAATTTCCAAAATAGAAAAGGGTACTTCAAAATTATTTTCAAACAAGGAATATTTTAAAGATAATAGAGTTGTATTGGCCTTTAGGAAAGAGGGTAAACTAATTTTTTTAACACAAAATGATGGGTTTTATGATGTTGATGGGAAATACACATTTAATGATAAATTATCTAACTATCTAGAGAATAAAACTGTTTATAGTGCCTCTGTTTTAAAAGATAATTCTTTCATTATTGGTACAATTTCAAATGGAGCAATTTATTGTTCTGCGGATGGTGAAATTAAATACAAACTGAATCAAAAAAACGGATTAACAAACAATACGGTTTTAACCACTTTTGAAGATGAAAAAGGAGATTTGTGGCTAGGATTAGATAATGGAATTAATAAAATAGATATAACATCTTCAGTTAGAATCTTTAACGATAAAGAGGGTAAGTTTGGTACAGTCTATACATCTTCTTTTCATAACGGATATTTGTATTTAGGAACTAACCAAGGATTGTTTTATAAGAAATATCCTTCTTCTAACGATTTTACATTCATGCCAAACACACAGGGACAGGTTTGGAGTTTGGATGTTATTGATGCAACTTTATTTTGTGGACATAATAAAGGAACATTTATAGTAAGAGATGATAAGGTTAATCTTATAAGCAATATACAAGGAACTTGGGGAGTTAAAAAGATTGATGATAATAGATTATTACAAGGAAATTACGATGGATTATATCTACTCCAAAAAAAACAAGATCAATGGGAATTATCTCATAAAATAGATGGTTTCGAAAACTCTAGTAAGTTTTTCGAGCTTTATAAGGATAATTTGATTTTTATAAATCACGAATATAAAGGAGTATATAAGTTAAAAATTGATAAGAATTATAAAAAGGTAATAAGTAGTAAGATTGATTCTTCGTTAAGCAAGGGAATTCATTCAAGTATTATCAAATATCAGAATAAAATTGTTTATGCATATGATGATGGTGTATATACTTATGCAGACGAATCAGATGCATTTGTTAAAGATTCAGTTCTGAATAAATTAATAGAAAAAGACAATTTCTTGTCAGGTAAATTGATTTATGATTATGGTTCAAACACACTTTTTAGTTTTTCAAGAGAAAACATTAGCTATTTAAAACCAGATAAATTTAGTTCAACAGAAATTGTAACGAAAAAAGGAATTACTAGTAATTTAAGAAAAGGTACAATTGGTTATGAGAACATCCAGAGAATAGCTAAAGATGAGTACTTATTAGGTACATTGAATGGATACATCATAACAGATTTAAAAACAGATAAACAACCTTATAATCTTTCCATTAACAGTGTTAAGTATCATGCTGTTAATGGAGATCCTCAACATTTAAAACTTATAAATGAAGATGAAGTAGAGTTACCATCAAAGCATAATAGTTTAGAGTTTGAGTATAGCGTTCCATATTTATCTAAGGATGCTCCAGTAAAATATCAGTTCATTTTAGATGGATATACAAAAAACTGGAGTAGTTGGAGATACAAAAACACTTCTATGTTTGAGAACTTACCTTTTGGAAATTATGAATTTAAAGTAAGAGCAAAAGTTGGTGAGCAAATTATAGACAACATACCAACATATTCTTTTATGATAGAAAGAGCTTGGTATATTTCAAATTTGGCAATATTAGCATATGCAACAATTGTATTCTTGTTTTCATTATTTATGGATCGTTTATATAGACGAAATTATAGAAGACAAAGAGAAGAGATGTTGAAAAAGCAAAAAAGAGAATTTCAACTTAAGACTCTAGAGAATGAAAAGGAATTAATGGAAATCAGAAATACGCAACTCAAGCAAGATGTTGAAAGTAAAAATAGAGAGCTAGCAATTTCTACAATGAACATGATTAAGAAAAATGAGTTGTTAAGTTCATTAAAGAAGGAAATTGCCAAGAATGATAGTGATACTAAAAACATCAAGAGTGTTATTAAAATAATTGATAATAATCTGAATAATGAAGATGATTGGCAAATGTTTGAAGAAGCATTTAATAACGCCGATAAAGATTTCATTAATAAGATTAAAAGTAAGCATGAAAACTTAACTCCAAATGACCTTAGACTATGTGCGTATCTAAGGTTGAATTTAACTTCAAAAGAGATTGCTCCTCTCTTTAATATATCTGTAAGAAGTGTAGAGATTAAACGATATCGTTTACGTAAAAAGTTAGATTTGCCTCAAAAATCAAACTTGATAGACTATATGCTTGATATATAA
- a CDS encoding solute:sodium symporter family transporter, which translates to MLGILSFIGFTLLVAFISWRATKNTNEKTSDGYFLGGRSLTAGVIAGSLLLTNLSTEQIVGLNGSAFTEGILVMAWETLAAIAMVVTAVFLLPRYLKSGLITIPQFLSERFDITTKTLTSILFLSGYAIVLLPTILYSGSLAISGMFNVPELLGVSKDVALWICVWSIGIIGSIYAVFGGLKAVAVSDAINAIGLLIGGILIPVFGLLVIGQNSIVEGISILQEKIPSHFDSIGSSSASVPFATIFTGMMLVQVFYWGTNQQIIQRALGAKNLEEGQKGLLLGAFIKILGPIIVVLPGIIAYYMSTQGSLVVGTPDEAYGQLVRKILPDELIGFFAAVLFGAILSSFNSVLNSSVTLFGIDIYKEHINPNAEEKVIVKYGKTFGVLLAIAAMCIAPFLSSLESIFSYLQQVNGVYSIPILTIIFVGFVTKKVPAIAAKIGLLTGSILYIISEFVMRPNFVNSALEKAKLSGVTGEDALSIVKADAYPHFLHVMAILFVLNTIIMLLIGKFKPKTIPYKQEESGLVDDTPWKYTKPVGLIICIIVILTYIYFS; encoded by the coding sequence ATGTTAGGAATTCTTTCTTTTATAGGCTTTACCTTATTAGTTGCATTTATTTCTTGGCGAGCTACTAAAAATACAAACGAAAAAACATCAGATGGATACTTTTTAGGAGGTAGAAGTTTAACTGCTGGAGTAATCGCAGGTTCTCTTTTATTAACGAATCTTTCTACTGAGCAAATTGTAGGATTAAATGGATCTGCCTTTACAGAAGGAATTTTAGTAATGGCTTGGGAAACATTAGCAGCAATAGCAATGGTTGTTACGGCTGTTTTTCTCTTACCAAGATATTTGAAAAGTGGATTAATTACAATTCCTCAATTTTTATCAGAAAGATTTGATATAACAACAAAAACGTTAACCTCAATTTTGTTCTTAAGTGGATATGCAATTGTATTGTTACCAACTATATTATATTCAGGTTCCTTAGCAATTAGTGGAATGTTTAATGTTCCTGAATTATTGGGTGTATCAAAGGATGTGGCCTTATGGATTTGTGTTTGGTCCATTGGAATTATCGGATCTATTTATGCAGTTTTTGGTGGTTTGAAAGCAGTTGCGGTTTCAGATGCTATAAATGCAATTGGTTTATTAATTGGAGGCATTTTAATTCCAGTTTTTGGACTATTGGTAATCGGGCAGAATAGTATTGTAGAGGGAATTTCAATTTTACAAGAAAAGATTCCTTCTCATTTTGACTCCATTGGGAGTTCATCAGCTTCTGTTCCTTTTGCAACAATTTTTACTGGAATGATGTTAGTTCAGGTCTTTTATTGGGGAACGAATCAACAAATTATCCAGAGAGCATTAGGAGCAAAGAATTTAGAGGAAGGTCAGAAAGGATTATTACTAGGAGCGTTCATAAAAATTTTAGGACCAATTATTGTTGTTTTGCCTGGAATTATAGCTTATTACATGAGTACACAAGGTTCTTTAGTAGTTGGCACGCCAGATGAAGCTTATGGACAATTAGTGAGAAAAATTCTTCCAGACGAGTTAATCGGATTCTTCGCAGCAGTATTATTCGGAGCTATTTTAAGTTCCTTTAATAGCGTTTTAAACAGTTCGGTAACTCTTTTTGGAATAGACATTTACAAAGAGCATATAAATCCAAATGCAGAGGAAAAAGTAATTGTAAAATACGGAAAAACATTTGGAGTATTACTAGCAATTGCAGCTATGTGTATAGCTCCATTTTTATCAAGCCTAGAAAGTATTTTCTCTTATTTACAACAAGTTAATGGTGTTTACAGTATTCCTATATTAACTATTATTTTCGTTGGATTTGTAACTAAGAAAGTACCAGCAATTGCTGCAAAAATTGGTTTATTAACGGGATCAATATTATATATAATTAGTGAATTTGTAATGCGTCCAAACTTTGTGAATTCTGCATTAGAAAAAGCTAAACTATCTGGAGTTACAGGAGAAGATGCTCTGAGTATTGTAAAAGCAGATGCCTATCCACATTTCCTTCATGTGATGGCGATATTATTTGTTTTAAATACAATCATCATGTTATTAATTGGAAAGTTTAAGCCTAAAACAATTCCATATAAACAAGAAGAATCTGGTTTAGTAGATGATACTCCTTGGAAGTATACTAAACCAGTTGGATTAATAATTTGTATTATTGTAATACTAACCTATATCTATTTTTCATAG
- a CDS encoding glycoside hydrolase family 2 TIM barrel-domain containing protein, which yields MKKNFLILTFLFFSFGIFAQNKITVVKNDNGMKLVVNGEDFMINGMNWDYVPIGNTITDPGIWSQSDDIIKAALDAEMSLLKNMGVNTIRTYNLKPKWITYIYDKYGIYTMLNVTFGAYGLTINGGWVPDTDYADADTKAILMKEARDMANTYKNTRGLLLYMLGNENNYHLVWKGAETEDIPDPRSKDEETRSAAIALYRAFNDAVKEVKKIDQSHPVAICNGDLGFLDIVKKECTDIDIYGTNMYRGKSFTDAFDRVKKELNLPILFTEFGSDAYNARDGKEDQAMQAYYDIENWKDIYSNAAGLGKAGNSIGGFTFQFSDGWWKYGQTKNLDVHDNNASWGNGGYSRDQASPGDNNMNEEWFGICAKGQTDSRGLYQLYPRAAYYALQQAHRLNPYDKDMTLDFVNNYFEGINVMDAVLKARGDKAAFDAQEGGKIKISQLRAEFTSFFTGGSLLTTPETADPTANAYPNRTGFDYMHSYFVGIEGKPSDNMRANVNFNVIGRVAENPIDEIFYENRARPVVDVNTANGNVTLGDVNRVNVYNAKFEWSAKDFDLRGFYRTGHYHWGYEGDLFGLYPEANYGPNLDIYGGETFGIEIDGKRSLKGLKVAAGPQLWWGANPTMLLKYSRNIAGIDVTGIYHRDVNTDLEFDQTGRRILDENQVRSGVIPPWPTERATLVVEKKIGNVGIQLGGIWAGNPLNGSSFQDVRGTSGNYTVYTDKVNSDDNWGGKAKITYQKGPINWYAQGSIMGLVANGGADQTQTFTGWRLKDSGSGNQTNFLSGFTYSMGDFQVAPNFLWQKPLVDAMPNDVTGPGRLRNIIDDPFVVRANRETTAGEILFTYDPTPGTWMYQWDNDRAEDGKFAMNLGFVYRHLPTTQDAHIGFLADRTFFAFPNSTPAEDLWEVHSRIVSKVNPDLGIIANIYAGNGQANGDSQRTIDRFGTDVRVLYKKMKIMGAVKVNDWGPFDYHRDFNLTFPMQLMLDVSTSIGKQDWFLLPNTKIGLRGTWRSLNEFSPRYSPNQALPFATAPIISPVGFDNGSEWEIRTYIHINIGK from the coding sequence ATGAAGAAAAACTTCCTAATACTCACATTTTTATTTTTCTCATTTGGAATTTTTGCACAGAATAAGATTACTGTAGTTAAAAATGATAATGGAATGAAACTCGTAGTTAACGGAGAGGATTTTATGATTAATGGTATGAATTGGGATTATGTGCCAATTGGAAATACAATTACTGATCCGGGAATTTGGAGTCAGTCTGATGATATCATAAAAGCTGCGTTAGATGCAGAAATGTCTTTACTCAAAAATATGGGAGTAAATACAATTAGAACGTACAACTTAAAACCAAAGTGGATAACATATATATATGATAAATATGGAATCTACACAATGTTAAATGTTACGTTTGGTGCTTATGGTTTAACAATTAATGGTGGTTGGGTTCCAGATACTGATTATGCAGATGCGGATACTAAAGCAATATTAATGAAGGAAGCCAGAGATATGGCAAACACCTATAAGAATACAAGAGGTTTATTGTTATACATGCTAGGTAATGAAAATAATTACCATTTAGTATGGAAAGGTGCAGAAACTGAAGATATTCCAGATCCTAGAAGTAAGGACGAAGAAACAAGGTCTGCTGCTATTGCACTATATCGAGCATTTAATGATGCGGTTAAGGAAGTTAAAAAGATAGATCAATCTCATCCAGTTGCAATATGTAATGGTGATTTAGGTTTTCTTGATATCGTAAAGAAAGAATGTACAGATATTGATATCTACGGTACAAACATGTATCGAGGTAAATCTTTTACAGATGCTTTCGATCGTGTTAAGAAAGAATTGAATTTACCTATTTTATTTACTGAATTTGGTTCAGATGCTTATAACGCGCGTGACGGAAAGGAAGATCAAGCAATGCAAGCGTACTATGATATTGAGAACTGGAAGGATATATACTCGAATGCAGCAGGATTAGGAAAAGCTGGTAACTCAATTGGAGGTTTTACTTTTCAGTTTAGTGATGGATGGTGGAAATATGGACAAACAAAGAATTTAGATGTTCATGATAACAATGCTTCATGGGGAAATGGTGGTTACAGCAGAGACCAAGCTAGTCCAGGAGATAATAATATGAATGAAGAATGGTTTGGAATTTGTGCTAAAGGACAAACTGATTCAAGAGGATTATATCAACTATATCCACGTGCAGCATACTATGCTTTACAACAAGCGCACAGACTAAATCCTTATGATAAGGATATGACATTAGATTTCGTAAATAACTATTTTGAAGGAATCAATGTTATGGATGCAGTTCTAAAAGCAAGAGGCGATAAAGCAGCATTCGATGCACAAGAAGGAGGTAAAATTAAAATTAGTCAATTAAGAGCTGAATTTACTTCATTCTTTACAGGAGGAAGTTTATTAACTACTCCAGAAACTGCAGATCCTACAGCTAACGCTTATCCTAACAGAACAGGTTTTGATTACATGCATTCTTATTTCGTAGGAATAGAAGGGAAGCCTTCTGATAATATGAGAGCGAACGTAAATTTCAATGTAATTGGAAGAGTAGCAGAAAATCCTATTGATGAAATATTTTATGAAAATAGAGCAAGACCAGTTGTTGACGTAAACACAGCTAATGGTAATGTTACTTTAGGAGATGTAAATAGAGTTAATGTGTACAACGCCAAGTTTGAATGGAGTGCCAAAGACTTTGATTTAAGAGGATTCTACAGAACAGGACATTATCACTGGGGATATGAAGGAGATTTATTCGGTTTATATCCAGAGGCAAATTATGGTCCTAATTTAGATATATACGGAGGTGAAACTTTCGGAATCGAGATTGATGGGAAAAGATCTTTAAAAGGTTTAAAAGTTGCAGCAGGTCCACAATTATGGTGGGGAGCAAATCCTACAATGCTTTTAAAGTATAGTAGAAATATTGCTGGAATTGATGTAACAGGAATCTATCACAGAGATGTAAATACAGATTTAGAGTTCGATCAAACGGGACGAAGAATTTTAGACGAAAACCAAGTACGAAGTGGTGTTATTCCACCATGGCCCACAGAAAGAGCAACTTTAGTTGTAGAAAAGAAAATTGGAAATGTAGGAATTCAATTAGGAGGTATTTGGGCTGGTAATCCTCTAAACGGAAGTTCATTCCAAGATGTTAGAGGTACTTCAGGAAACTACACAGTTTATACAGATAAAGTCAACTCAGATGATAACTGGGGAGGTAAAGCAAAAATCACTTATCAAAAAGGCCCAATTAATTGGTATGCGCAAGGGTCTATAATGGGACTTGTAGCTAATGGTGGAGCAGATCAAACTCAAACATTTACAGGTTGGAGATTAAAAGACTCAGGTAGTGGAAACCAAACGAACTTCTTATCTGGTTTTACATACAGTATGGGAGATTTCCAAGTTGCACCAAACTTCTTATGGCAAAAACCACTTGTGGATGCAATGCCAAATGATGTAACTGGTCCTGGAAGATTAAGAAATATTATTGATGATCCATTTGTGGTAAGAGCAAACAGGGAAACTACAGCAGGTGAGATTTTATTCACTTATGATCCAACTCCTGGAACATGGATGTATCAATGGGATAATGATAGAGCAGAAGATGGAAAGTTTGCAATGAATTTAGGTTTTGTTTATAGACATTTACCTACTACTCAAGACGCTCATATTGGATTCTTAGCAGATCGTACATTCTTTGCGTTCCCAAATTCTACTCCAGCAGAAGATTTATGGGAAGTACACTCAAGAATTGTTTCTAAGGTAAATCCTGATTTAGGAATTATCGCTAACATCTACGCGGGTAACGGTCAGGCAAATGGTGATAGCCAGCGTACAATCGATCGTTTTGGAACAGATGTAAGAGTACTATATAAGAAAATGAAAATTATGGGAGCAGTTAAAGTAAACGACTGGGGTCCATTTGATTATCATAGAGATTTCAACTTAACATTTCCAATGCAATTAATGTTAGATGTTTCTACTTCAATAGGAAAACAAGATTGGTTCTTATTGCCGAATACTAAAATTGGATTGAGAGGAACTTGGCGTTCTTTAAACGAGTTTTCACCTAGATATTCTCCGAACCAAGCATTACCATTTGCAACTGCACCAATTATTAGTCCAGTAGGTTTTGATAATGGTTCAGAATGGGAAATTAGAACATACATACATATTAACATCGGAAAATAA
- a CDS encoding Ig-like domain-containing protein, with amino-acid sequence MKTNKYIYSKITTFFLGLILCTTIGCERGLSEEAEFATYPTEGGIFIDGFVGGLDYFPFGGSFAEAFSVDQTETYMGTASMRFDIPSFGVGFGGATFQSLGPRDLSGFDALTFWAKASQGADINEIGFGIDGDTGNKFQVTLQNLQLSTAWKKYVIPIPDASKLNQERGMFWYAEGAENEFDEGGYTFWIDELQFEKLGTVAQPRPRIMGGQDMTQETFNGSVIQINGTQTFNIGTGENITSNVAPAYFEFTSSNPDVAFVDESGRVTVLSQGSTVITASLGGVAAEGSLTLNSSGDFTPAPTPPARNPEDVVSVFSNAYANINIDFYNGFFGGQTTLGGAVDLGAENVIQYTGLNFVTVQFSNPTVDVSQMTTLHIDIKVDESVANGDAITIELGDFGSDGVFGGVGSDDSAGSATPITGFVQNQWLSIDIPINSFTGGTGAGFSGLANTANLAQVTFVSSTISNITVDNIYFYK; translated from the coding sequence ATGAAGACTAATAAATATATTTATTCAAAAATCACCACATTCTTTTTAGGGTTGATTTTATGTACTACTATTGGTTGCGAGAGAGGTCTTTCAGAAGAAGCAGAGTTTGCAACATATCCAACAGAAGGAGGAATCTTTATAGACGGTTTTGTAGGCGGATTGGATTACTTCCCTTTTGGAGGATCTTTTGCAGAGGCCTTTTCAGTTGATCAAACAGAAACGTATATGGGAACCGCTTCAATGCGTTTCGATATTCCAAGTTTCGGAGTTGGATTTGGTGGAGCAACATTCCAAAGTTTAGGACCTAGAGACTTATCTGGTTTTGATGCGCTTACCTTTTGGGCAAAGGCATCACAAGGAGCTGATATTAATGAAATTGGTTTTGGTATTGATGGTGATACTGGAAATAAGTTTCAAGTTACACTTCAAAATTTACAATTATCTACAGCGTGGAAAAAATACGTAATTCCAATTCCAGATGCTTCTAAACTAAATCAAGAAAGAGGAATGTTTTGGTATGCTGAAGGAGCAGAAAATGAATTTGATGAAGGAGGATATACATTTTGGATTGATGAATTACAATTTGAAAAACTAGGAACAGTAGCTCAACCACGACCAAGAATTATGGGAGGTCAGGATATGACACAAGAAACGTTCAATGGTTCAGTTATTCAAATAAATGGTACACAAACGTTCAATATTGGAACAGGTGAAAATATTACATCAAATGTGGCGCCAGCTTATTTTGAATTTACTTCTTCAAATCCTGATGTGGCATTTGTTGACGAATCAGGAAGAGTAACTGTTTTATCTCAAGGATCTACAGTAATAACTGCAAGTTTAGGAGGTGTAGCAGCGGAAGGTTCTTTAACATTGAACTCATCAGGTGATTTCACTCCAGCGCCAACACCACCTGCAAGAAACCCAGAAGATGTAGTTTCTGTATTTAGTAATGCTTATGCTAACATAAATATAGATTTCTACAACGGATTCTTTGGAGGACAAACAACTTTAGGTGGAGCTGTTGATTTAGGTGCAGAGAACGTAATTCAATACACAGGATTAAATTTTGTAACAGTTCAATTTAGTAATCCAACGGTGGATGTTTCTCAAATGACAACATTACATATTGATATAAAAGTGGATGAATCAGTTGCTAATGGAGATGCCATTACTATTGAATTAGGAGACTTTGGATCAGATGGAGTTTTCGGTGGAGTAGGTTCTGATGATTCAGCTGGATCAGCGACACCAATAACAGGTTTTGTACAGAATCAATGGTTAAGTATAGATATTCCAATTAACAGTTTTACAGGAGGTACAGGAGCTGGTTTTTCAGGATTGGCTAATACTGCAAATCTTGCACAAGTGACATTTGTATCAAGTACAATTTCGAATATCACTGTTGATAATATTTATTTCTACAAATAA
- a CDS encoding AraC family transcriptional regulator → MVRSSGLQGIITLLESFSIDAIALSEKFGVNKNDLLISDSLIPLKSVTAILEESAILTNCDFFGLELSKFQDIEVLGPIAMVVKNAKTIRDALRLATKYMHIHSPGIVLTVFEQSSYVSGAVELSLSIESESQSDCKQCLELCLADLHKILKFIIGESYHPIAVAFTHGKLSNKYRTVFGSKIIFNHFRTGIHLSPEILDTPIKLRSEAYLKIAEDYIKSNYQLKNEEIDTKVEKMLYSFLGTEQVGKEHICEALAIHPRTLQRKLAEKGTKFEEIKEQVRKKVLFGYLTKTNTELQKLTEIIGFSELSSMSRACKKWFGKTPSEVRQTSSIE, encoded by the coding sequence ATGGTAAGATCAAGTGGATTACAGGGAATTATAACCTTGCTAGAATCTTTCTCAATTGATGCAATAGCATTAAGCGAAAAGTTCGGAGTCAATAAAAATGATTTGTTGATCTCAGATAGTTTAATTCCGCTAAAATCTGTTACAGCTATTCTGGAAGAAAGTGCCATATTGACCAATTGTGATTTTTTTGGTTTAGAGTTATCCAAGTTTCAAGACATAGAAGTATTAGGACCAATTGCAATGGTTGTTAAAAATGCAAAAACCATTCGAGATGCGTTAAGACTAGCAACAAAATATATGCACATTCATAGTCCGGGTATTGTTCTAACAGTTTTTGAACAAAGTTCTTATGTGTCTGGTGCGGTAGAATTATCATTAAGTATAGAATCTGAATCACAATCTGATTGTAAACAATGCTTGGAATTATGTCTAGCAGACTTACATAAAATACTAAAGTTCATAATTGGTGAAAGCTATCATCCAATTGCTGTGGCATTTACTCATGGTAAGCTCTCTAATAAATATAGAACTGTATTTGGTTCTAAAATAATATTCAATCATTTCCGAACGGGTATTCATTTATCACCTGAAATTTTAGATACACCAATTAAATTGAGAAGTGAAGCATATTTAAAGATTGCAGAGGATTATATTAAAAGTAATTATCAATTAAAGAATGAGGAAATTGATACTAAGGTTGAAAAAATGTTATATAGCTTTTTAGGTACCGAACAAGTAGGGAAGGAACATATTTGTGAGGCACTTGCTATTCATCCCAGAACTTTACAAAGAAAATTGGCTGAAAAAGGAACTAAATTTGAAGAAATAAAAGAACAGGTAAGAAAGAAAGTTCTCTTTGGGTATTTGACAAAAACAAATACAGAATTGCAAAAGTTAACTGAAATTATAGGATTTTCAGAATTATCTAGTATGTCAAGAGCATGCAAAAAATGGTTTGGAAAAACTCCCAGTGAAGTAAGACAAACTTCTTCAATAGAATAG